The nucleotide sequence CGAGCGGACGGGACCTCGTTGCGGCGTACGCGGCCGGATTCGAGGCGGAGTGCGCCGTCGCCGACCCCGTCAGTCCCGACCACTACGAGGCCGGATGGCACGCCACGGCGACGTTCGGAACGTTCGGCGCGGCGGCGGCGGCGGCGCATCTCCTCGGGTTGGACGAGGTCGAGGTGTCGCAGGCGCTCAACATCGCCGCGTCGATGCCGTCGGGACTCAAGCGGAACTTCGGGTCGATGACCAAGCCGCTGCACGCCGGACTCTGCTCTCGGTCCGGCGTGACCGCGGCCCGCCTCGCGGCCGACGGGTTCACCGCAGACGCGGCGGCGATAAGCGGCGAGCGGGGGTTCTGGGACCTCTACGGAGAAGGCGGACCCGAGCAGTTCGCCGAGCCCGACTACGAGGCGTTGCAGGAGCGGGGTATCCACATCAAAGCGTACCCCTGCTGTTACTTCACACACGCCGCTATCGCTGCAGCGCAGGCGCTCGTCGAGGAAGGTGTCGACCCCGAGACGATCGAGCAGGTGACTGTCACCGCATCGGCGGGCGCGGGCGACGCGCTCCACCACGCCGACCCAGACACTGGTCTCGAAGCGAAGTTCTCGATGCAGTACGCCGTCGCCAGCGCGCTCGTCCGCGAGAGGGTCAGTCTCTCGACGTTCCGCGACGACGCCATCGAAAATCCGGCGGTTCAGGCGGTCCGCGAACGCGTCGAGTTCGTCGTCGACGAGGACATGGCGTACGACTCCCACGAGGCGTCAGTCCGTATCGTCACCGAGGACGGAACGTACGAGCGCCACCAGGAGAACCCGCCGGGGACTCACGACGACCCCCTCACGGACGACGAGCTCCGGGCGAAGTTCGAGGAGTGCGCCGGCACCGTCCTGTCGGAAACGGACGTCGACCGGCTGTACGACGTGCTCTCGACGCTCCCGGCGCAGGAGGATGTCGCCTCGGCGGTCCGGGTCGACCACTGAACCGGGACGGGACGCCGAAACGGCGTCTCGCACGGTTCGCCGTTCGCCCCGAAACTCGTTCCCACGTGGCGCGGCACCTCCGACAGAGTTCGGGTTCGGGGGACAGTCTGTCACGAAGTAGTGAAAACCTTGATTAGGAGTCGACTCGAGCGTCACGTATGAAGCGTGTTATCATGCCAGTCGACGCCGAACCGGAACGACTCGACGGACAGCTCGCCACGCTCGACAGGCTGTTCGACCGCGCCGACGTCGAAGTCACGGTGCTCTACGTTTACGAGGAGATAGATTCCCCGGCGGACGAGGCGGGGAAGACGGTGATCGAGTCGATAAACGAGAACATCGAGTCGCTTC is from Haloprofundus halophilus and encodes:
- a CDS encoding MmgE/PrpD family protein produces the protein METTPPEASLGNFVAELTYDDLSGESIETITRAFVDTVGVMLAGSTEGAGRKATESSGIEPTAADAATLLGIDADAPPDSVALRTGTASHALDYDDLAWAMSGHPSVTLVPALLALAEETGASGRDLVAAYAAGFEAECAVADPVSPDHYEAGWHATATFGTFGAAAAAAHLLGLDEVEVSQALNIAASMPSGLKRNFGSMTKPLHAGLCSRSGVTAARLAADGFTADAAAISGERGFWDLYGEGGPEQFAEPDYEALQERGIHIKAYPCCYFTHAAIAAAQALVEEGVDPETIEQVTVTASAGAGDALHHADPDTGLEAKFSMQYAVASALVRERVSLSTFRDDAIENPAVQAVRERVEFVVDEDMAYDSHEASVRIVTEDGTYERHQENPPGTHDDPLTDDELRAKFEECAGTVLSETDVDRLYDVLSTLPAQEDVASAVRVDH